In the Clostridium sp. 'White wine YQ' genome, ATTCCAGGGAAAGCAAGCACATTATTAACTTGGTTTGGGAAGTCTGATCTTCCTGTTCCTACAACTTTTGCTCCAGCTGCCTTTGCTAAGTCAGGCATTATTTCAGGTGTTGGGTTTGCCATTGCAAATAAAATAGCGTCCTTATTCATTGTTTGTACCATTTCTTCAGTTACAATGCCTGGAGCTGAAACTCCTATAAATACATCTGCACCTACTAAAGCATCTTTTAAGCTTCCTTGAATATTATCTGGATTTGTTATCTTTGCAAGTTCCTTCTTTGCATCATCTACATTCTCTATTCCTCTGTAAAGAATACCAACCTTATCACATGCAATTAGGTTCTTTACTCCTGTAGAGAGTAATAGTTTAGCTATTGAAGTTCCTGCTGCTCCTGCACCATTTACAACTACTTTTACATCCTCTATCTTCTTGTTAACTACTTTTAAAGCATTTATTATTCCAGCTAGAACAACTATTGCAGTTCCATGTTGATCATCGTGAAATACTGGTATATCAAGTTCTTTCTTTAATCTTTCTTCAACTTCAAAGCATCTTGGAGCTCCAATATCCTCTAGATTAATTCCTCCAAAGCCAGGTGCTATTAGCTTTACTGTTTTCACTATTTCATCAACATTCTTTGTATCTAAACATATTGGGAATGCATCAACCCCTGCAAACTCTTTAAATAAAATTGCCTTTCCTTCCATAACAGGTAGTCCTGCCTTAGGACCTATATCTCCTAAACCTAATACAGCTGTTCCATCTGTTACTACTGCAACTAAATTTCCTTTTGCTGTATACTTGTAGACGTTTTCTTCATTCTCATGAATTTTTCTACAAGGTTCTGCAACACCTGGAGTATATGCTAGGCATAAATCCTCTCTTGTTTCAACTTTCATTTTTGGTACTACTTCTATTTTTCCTATATTTTCTTCATGTAATCTTAAACTTTCTTCAAAATAATTCATCTATAATACCTTCCCCTCATTCTTAATATTTTCTTTGTAACCGTTTGCTACAAGTAGATATTAACATCAAGTGATATAACTTAAAATATTTTAAACTTTTAAAACATATTATGGTCATTAAAAACACTTTGTTATGTTTTTAACATTGAATTTACTACCTTTGTATACCCTAATAACTCAACAAAAAAACTCCACAACACATTAAGTGTTGCAGAGTTTTTTTTATGGTAGAGGTGAATAAGCCTTATATTAGCAATACCCTTTATATTCTTATTTTAATTCTATTCCATTAACCATATGTTATGTAAAAAAGAAGTTTATGTTAAAAGAAAAGTGCTCCATTTAATAACGAAACACTTTTCTTATATTAAGAGGTTTTTAGTATGCTTTCTGTTATTACGCCGCTACTACTGTCCCTATTTATATCAATAAGGTACTTTTCTCCTCTTAGGATTACTTTAAATGCAAGTCTATTCCAACTCTTAGGTAGCTTAGGTTCAATAGTTATCTTACCCTCTTGAATCTTAAGTCCTCCAAAACCTAGAATTGCTGACATCCAAGCTCCTC is a window encoding:
- a CDS encoding NAD(P)-dependent malic enzyme, encoding MNYFEESLRLHEENIGKIEVVPKMKVETREDLCLAYTPGVAEPCRKIHENEENVYKYTAKGNLVAVVTDGTAVLGLGDIGPKAGLPVMEGKAILFKEFAGVDAFPICLDTKNVDEIVKTVKLIAPGFGGINLEDIGAPRCFEVEERLKKELDIPVFHDDQHGTAIVVLAGIINALKVVNKKIEDVKVVVNGAGAAGTSIAKLLLSTGVKNLIACDKVGILYRGIENVDDAKKELAKITNPDNIQGSLKDALVGADVFIGVSAPGIVTEEMVQTMNKDAILFAMANPTPEIMPDLAKAAGAKVVGTGRSDFPNQVNNVLAFPGIFRGALDVRAKEINEEMKIAAAYAIANYIKDEDLNENNVIPSALDKNVAIKVAEAIAKSAKESGVARI